One window of Elusimicrobiota bacterium genomic DNA carries:
- a CDS encoding SDR family NAD(P)-dependent oxidoreductase encodes MTALVTGANRGIGFEVCRQLALQGIRVVLTARDARAGLEAVTRLGQAQAIFAELDVAQESSVQACAAKLDRDGVAVDILINNAAMTLSDSLLACPSGIVEGTLKTNLLGAAWTCRAFVPRMLRSGYGRVVNVSSGCGAFAEQLPGPDAWYSISKAALNAFTLKLAQEVSGDVKVNAVCPGWVRTRMGGPSAPLDTENGADTIVWLATLGADGPNGGMFRNRLRIDW; translated from the coding sequence CTGACGGCATTAGTCACCGGCGCCAACCGCGGGATCGGATTCGAGGTCTGTCGGCAGCTCGCCCTTCAGGGCATACGGGTGGTGTTGACCGCCCGAGACGCCCGCGCAGGGCTGGAGGCGGTCACCAGGCTCGGCCAAGCCCAGGCCATCTTTGCGGAACTGGACGTCGCGCAGGAATCTTCGGTGCAGGCCTGCGCGGCCAAGCTGGATCGAGACGGCGTGGCCGTTGACATCCTCATCAACAATGCGGCGATGACCTTGTCCGACTCGCTGCTCGCATGCCCTTCCGGCATTGTCGAGGGGACGCTCAAGACGAATCTTCTCGGCGCCGCGTGGACATGCCGAGCCTTCGTCCCGAGGATGCTGCGCAGCGGCTACGGCCGCGTCGTCAATGTCTCGTCCGGGTGCGGCGCTTTCGCGGAGCAGCTGCCCGGGCCAGACGCATGGTACAGCATCTCCAAGGCCGCGCTCAATGCCTTCACGCTCAAGCTTGCGCAGGAGGTTTCCGGGGACGTGAAGGTGAACGCTGTCTGCCCCGGGTGGGTCCGCACCCGGATGGGCGGGCCGTCCGCCCCCCTGGACACCGAGAACGGCGCCGATACGATCGTCTGGCTCGCCACCCTTGGCGCTGACGGTCCCAACGGGGGAATGTTCCGCAATCGCCTGCGGATCGACTGGTGA
- a CDS encoding radical SAM protein: protein MSSSGHMHWNITDWCDYHCSYCCEGRSDPPAQRGGAKRFIDEDMLAAGLAFLSGLPRPWTVRLSSGEPSAHPDLLSLVRRICALGHSVAMETNLSFPLERYLGFLGAAGGQLAYLHASLHLDEADPEAFLGKCLRLRESLLAEGIEARLQVSTVARPERLEQIERLAARLREQGLTLILQPCYDRRRRAFLPMPPPGSPLAALCSREGTVEFNQEAGGPRGRLCAAGLRWLLLDFAGDLWRCQAALRKEKASLRPESQGFLGNVRRGGVRLFKEPGPCPYDCCLCPGRAIE, encoded by the coding sequence ATGAGCTCGTCCGGGCACATGCACTGGAACATCACGGACTGGTGCGATTACCACTGTTCCTATTGCTGCGAGGGACGCTCGGACCCGCCAGCCCAGCGGGGCGGAGCCAAGCGCTTCATCGACGAGGACATGCTGGCCGCGGGCCTGGCCTTCCTTTCCGGACTGCCGCGGCCCTGGACGGTGCGGCTGAGTTCCGGCGAGCCTTCCGCCCATCCGGACCTGCTCTCGCTCGTCCGCAGGATTTGCGCCTTGGGCCACAGTGTGGCCATGGAGACGAATCTGTCCTTCCCGCTGGAGCGCTATCTTGGTTTCCTGGGCGCCGCCGGCGGCCAGTTGGCATACCTGCACGCCAGCCTGCACTTGGATGAGGCCGACCCGGAGGCCTTCCTGGGGAAATGCCTGCGCTTGCGGGAGTCCCTGCTCGCGGAGGGGATCGAGGCCAGGCTCCAGGTCTCGACCGTGGCGCGTCCGGAACGCCTGGAACAGATCGAGCGGCTGGCCGCCCGTCTGCGGGAGCAGGGCCTCACTTTGATCCTGCAACCCTGCTACGACAGGCGCCGGCGCGCCTTCCTCCCGATGCCTCCGCCGGGCAGCCCGCTCGCGGCACTATGCAGCCGGGAAGGCACCGTGGAATTCAATCAGGAGGCGGGCGGCCCCCGGGGGCGCCTCTGCGCCGCCGGCCTGCGCTGGCTCCTGCTCGACTTCGCCGGCGACTTGTGGCGCTGCCAAGCCGCGCTCAGAAAGGAGAAGGCTTCCTTGCGGCCCGAGTCTCAGGGATTCCTAGGGAACGTGCGCCGGGGCGGGGTGAGGTTATTCAAGGAGCCGGGACCCTGTCCCTATGACTGCTGTCTATGCCCTGGCCGGGCCATAGAATAA
- a CDS encoding glycosyltransferase, with product MRLSLIIISHRPELLRRCLESLDVSPGSEAEVVVLLNGLGPAGAGLREELASRWPLATVLDAARSSRGAARNLAVGRARGEILYFLDDDVVVPPGFCGRVLEKFARHPEVCYAGGPNLGAPEPTAFQLAADAVLSSAWGAGPMRVRYAAGGEDRLLSSWGFMLCNLGVRRRVFSEDGLAFPESCVSAEENLLLYHAEQRRGPGLFSPELHVYHVRRGDIPGFCHQAFQSGAGRMQITRMAPGSLQPVTLLPPAGLAYLVFLALGPRTLASWAPPALYAGVCLAAALRLLWRTRRPAAAAWFLLLMPLGHLSYALGMLRGLLLSTGAPAKP from the coding sequence ATGCGGCTGAGCCTCATCATCATCAGCCACCGGCCGGAGCTGCTGCGGCGCTGCCTGGAGAGCCTCGACGTCTCGCCAGGCTCCGAGGCCGAGGTCGTCGTGCTCCTCAACGGCCTCGGGCCAGCCGGCGCGGGCCTGCGCGAAGAGCTGGCCTCGCGCTGGCCGCTGGCGACCGTGCTGGACGCCGCGCGCTCGTCGCGGGGCGCGGCCCGCAACCTGGCCGTAGGGCGGGCCCGGGGCGAGATCCTGTACTTCCTCGACGACGACGTGGTCGTCCCGCCCGGATTCTGCGGGCGGGTCCTGGAGAAATTCGCCCGGCATCCCGAGGTCTGCTACGCCGGCGGCCCGAACCTGGGGGCGCCCGAGCCCACCGCGTTCCAGCTCGCCGCGGACGCGGTCCTCAGCTCGGCCTGGGGAGCGGGCCCCATGCGCGTCCGCTACGCTGCCGGGGGTGAAGACCGTCTGCTGTCGTCCTGGGGCTTCATGCTCTGCAATCTCGGGGTGCGGCGCCGGGTCTTCAGCGAGGACGGGCTGGCCTTCCCCGAATCCTGCGTGAGCGCCGAGGAGAACCTCCTGCTCTACCACGCGGAGCAGCGCCGCGGGCCCGGCCTGTTCAGCCCGGAGCTCCATGTCTATCATGTCCGCCGCGGGGACATACCCGGGTTCTGCCATCAGGCTTTCCAAAGCGGAGCCGGGCGCATGCAGATCACCCGCATGGCCCCCGGCTCCTTGCAGCCGGTGACCTTGCTGCCGCCCGCCGGGCTGGCCTACCTCGTGTTCCTGGCGCTGGGGCCGAGGACGCTGGCATCCTGGGCTCCCCCGGCGCTATACGCGGGGGTCTGCCTCGCCGCGGCCCTGCGCCTGCTCTGGCGGACGCGTCGTCCGGCTGCCGCCGCCTGGTTCCTTCTGCTGATGCCGCTGGGCCATCTCTCCTACGCCCTGGGCATGCTGCGCGGCCTGCTTCTGTCCACGGGCGCCCCCGCCAAGCCATGA
- a CDS encoding glycosyltransferase family 4 protein — protein MRLALLPGTSLQDPTYRRVLASLAEALRGSGWKARCFCPRRSRLGDLALFRPDLVHLHFSGHLGAAARRWLDSAAVRRARLVVTFQDLDHPDLPAPDAVQRRHIASLLARASRVTALTPDLARAVGRRYPRAAGQVAVVGNGVGREWFCRAAGRRDGDSIVAAARLAPYKGIDLLLWAFCGLLRQEPRARLLVFGQDFQNGRFQDLALRLGLRGRVRFTKAAAAAPLRAALAKARVFVSASRRETYGMAVLEALAGGAPVLTTRTGMAARQLRHGREAWLVPPGDVAALERGLRHLWSDPALRLRLATAGRRMAQGALWQKRAREYARLYKDGKERPCG, from the coding sequence ATGAGACTCGCCCTGCTGCCCGGCACCTCCCTGCAGGACCCGACCTATCGCCGGGTGCTCGCCTCGCTGGCCGAGGCCCTGCGCGGCAGCGGCTGGAAGGCGCGCTGCTTCTGTCCGCGGCGCTCCCGACTCGGAGACCTCGCGCTCTTCCGCCCCGACCTGGTGCACCTGCATTTCTCCGGGCATCTCGGTGCGGCCGCGCGCCGCTGGCTGGACTCCGCCGCGGTCAGGCGGGCCAGGCTGGTGGTCACCTTCCAGGACCTCGACCACCCGGACCTGCCGGCTCCGGACGCAGTCCAGCGCCGGCACATCGCATCCCTCCTCGCCCGCGCCAGCCGGGTCACCGCCCTGACCCCGGACCTGGCCCGGGCGGTGGGCCGGCGCTATCCCCGGGCCGCGGGCCAGGTCGCCGTGGTGGGCAACGGCGTGGGTCGGGAGTGGTTCTGCCGCGCGGCCGGACGCCGCGATGGAGACAGCATCGTGGCCGCGGCCAGGCTGGCCCCCTACAAGGGCATTGACCTCCTGCTCTGGGCCTTCTGCGGGTTGCTCCGCCAGGAGCCGCGAGCCCGCCTGCTCGTCTTTGGGCAGGATTTCCAAAATGGCCGCTTCCAGGACCTGGCCCTGCGCCTGGGCCTGCGCGGCCGCGTGCGCTTCACCAAGGCCGCAGCCGCCGCGCCCCTGCGCGCGGCCTTGGCCAAGGCCAGGGTCTTCGTCTCTGCCTCGCGCCGCGAGACCTACGGCATGGCGGTGCTGGAGGCTTTGGCCGGGGGCGCGCCGGTCCTGACCACGCGCACCGGCATGGCCGCCCGGCAGCTGCGCCACGGCCGGGAGGCCTGGCTCGTGCCGCCCGGCGACGTCGCGGCCCTGGAGCGCGGCCTGCGGCACCTCTGGTCGGACCCGGCCTTGCGCCTGCGCTTGGCCACGGCCGGGCGCCGCATGGCGCAAGGCGCGCTCTGGCAGAAGCGCGCGCGCGAGTACGCCCGCCTCTACAAGGACGGCAAGGAGCGGCCATGCGGCTGA
- a CDS encoding glycosyltransferase family 9 protein: MNTLVIKLGALGDVVRTTPLLRALPGEITWVADHAAHPLLPREPLAAVLTLAQAAALRGTRFDLVLSLDEDREAAALASSVQAGRLVGTYLGPDGGLRYTDSAAAWFDLSLISRLGQAQADSRKRSNDRTYQDLVFAMLDRKFGGEEYWIGPAARRPGPGRPLRIGLDGRASERWPMKRWSGFPELARGLEKDGLRVEVFRQRDSLQEFLADIAACDLVVCGDTLTMHLALALGIRTVALFICTSPAEIHGYGRLAKVVSPLWQDYAYGRGSARAPGDALTVPEVCEQVRRECGRIGVVERS, from the coding sequence TTGAACACACTCGTCATCAAGCTCGGCGCCCTGGGCGACGTGGTCCGCACCACCCCGCTCTTGCGCGCGCTCCCGGGGGAAATCACCTGGGTCGCCGACCACGCCGCCCATCCGCTGCTTCCGCGCGAACCTCTAGCCGCGGTCCTGACCTTGGCGCAGGCCGCCGCCCTGCGCGGGACCCGCTTCGACTTGGTCCTGAGCCTGGATGAGGACCGGGAGGCCGCCGCTCTGGCCTCGTCGGTCCAGGCCGGCCGGCTTGTGGGGACTTATCTGGGTCCGGACGGCGGCCTGCGCTACACGGACAGCGCGGCGGCCTGGTTCGACCTGAGCCTGATCTCCCGCCTCGGCCAAGCCCAGGCCGACAGCCGCAAGCGGTCCAACGACCGCACCTATCAGGATCTCGTCTTCGCCATGCTGGACCGGAAGTTCGGGGGCGAGGAATACTGGATCGGCCCCGCCGCCCGGCGCCCAGGGCCGGGCCGGCCCCTGCGGATCGGCCTCGATGGGCGGGCCAGCGAGCGTTGGCCCATGAAGCGCTGGAGCGGCTTCCCCGAGCTGGCCCGCGGCCTTGAAAAGGACGGTCTGCGGGTGGAGGTCTTCCGGCAGCGTGACAGCCTGCAGGAGTTCCTGGCGGACATCGCGGCCTGCGACCTGGTGGTCTGCGGGGACACCTTGACCATGCACCTGGCCCTGGCTCTCGGCATCCGGACCGTGGCGCTCTTCATCTGCACCAGCCCCGCCGAGATCCACGGCTACGGGAGGCTCGCCAAGGTGGTCAGCCCGCTCTGGCAGGACTACGCCTATGGGCGGGGCTCCGCGCGCGCGCCAGGCGACGCGCTCACCGTCCCCGAGGTCTGCGAGCAGGTGCGCCGCGAATGCGGCCGGATCGGGGTCGTCGAGCGGTCATGA
- a CDS encoding PqqD family protein: MNKSYKAAGHVAWRRVDEEVVVLDLDSSVYYSLNDTGSRIWELLAAGHPVEKVASLVAEEYGAAAPDVARYADALLKELLRDKLLAPAS; encoded by the coding sequence ATGAACAAGAGCTACAAGGCCGCCGGGCACGTCGCCTGGCGGCGCGTTGACGAAGAAGTCGTGGTCCTGGACCTCGACTCCAGCGTCTACTATTCCCTCAACGACACCGGCTCCCGCATCTGGGAGCTGCTGGCGGCGGGACATCCCGTCGAGAAGGTGGCCTCCCTCGTGGCGGAGGAGTATGGCGCCGCGGCCCCCGACGTCGCCCGCTACGCCGACGCCCTGCTCAAAGAGCTGCTCCGCGACAAACTCCTGGCGCCGGCCTCTTGA
- a CDS encoding glycosyltransferase family 2 protein produces the protein MTKTAPRASIIILTHDDVDYFEECLESVRSRTDVPHEIIVVDNASQAPAVRRLERLCRRPNIRLIRNAQNRFFAAGNNQGIRAARGRHLVLLNADAVVGPQWLSRLIAWAERDNEAGLVAPMTNSAPGLQSASAPSYRGAADLPKFSWAWAQAHAGRSREVHRLIAFCLLVKREVVDRVGLLDERFGPGGYEDYDYCLRVRQAGYKLLLAEDVFVHHYGAMGYRGVDYSHHRRINREILARKWSQFVFHALDDTDAASWDLRRSRDEQELQGRRARRLAAR, from the coding sequence ATGACCAAGACGGCTCCCCGCGCCAGCATCATCATCCTCACCCACGACGACGTGGACTATTTCGAGGAATGCCTGGAGAGCGTCCGGTCCCGCACAGACGTCCCGCACGAGATCATCGTGGTGGACAACGCCTCCCAGGCTCCAGCCGTGCGCCGCCTGGAGCGCCTCTGCCGGCGCCCGAACATCCGCTTGATCCGCAACGCGCAGAACCGGTTCTTCGCGGCCGGCAACAACCAGGGCATCCGGGCGGCGCGCGGACGCCACCTCGTGCTGCTCAACGCCGACGCCGTGGTCGGGCCGCAGTGGCTCAGCCGCCTCATCGCCTGGGCCGAGCGCGACAACGAGGCTGGACTGGTGGCGCCCATGACCAACTCGGCTCCGGGCCTGCAAAGCGCCAGCGCCCCCTCCTATCGCGGCGCCGCGGACCTGCCTAAGTTCTCCTGGGCCTGGGCGCAGGCGCACGCCGGCCGCAGCCGGGAGGTCCACCGGCTCATCGCGTTCTGCCTGCTCGTCAAGCGCGAGGTGGTCGACCGCGTGGGCCTCCTCGACGAGCGCTTCGGCCCGGGCGGCTACGAGGACTACGATTATTGCCTGCGCGTCCGGCAGGCGGGCTACAAGCTCCTGCTGGCCGAGGACGTCTTCGTGCACCATTACGGCGCCATGGGCTACCGCGGGGTGGATTATTCCCATCACCGGAGGATCAACCGCGAGATCCTGGCGCGCAAATGGTCCCAGTTCGTGTTCCACGCCCTCGACGACACGGACGCGGCGAGCTGGGACCTGCGGAGGAGCCGCGATGAACAAGAGCTACAAGGCCGCCGGGCACGTCGCCTGGCGGCGCGTTGA
- a CDS encoding SPOR domain-containing protein: MASQNKSLWVVLALVAVGMVILFLSFKASSKKVVQDVMAQKDTVPSPAIVTSPENGKEAGFAVQVYSFKGQKRANLALDSLKSKGFAETYIEISNLGERGTWYRVRIGGLKDEALARTKLETIRKDFNRAWLVKPSRTK; encoded by the coding sequence ATGGCAAGCCAAAATAAGAGTTTATGGGTGGTGTTGGCGTTGGTTGCAGTGGGTATGGTTATTCTCTTTCTAAGCTTTAAGGCGTCTTCGAAGAAGGTGGTGCAAGATGTGATGGCTCAAAAGGATACCGTGCCTTCTCCGGCGATTGTGACTAGTCCTGAAAACGGTAAGGAAGCAGGTTTCGCAGTCCAGGTGTATTCGTTTAAGGGTCAGAAGAGAGCCAATTTGGCTTTAGATAGTCTGAAAAGCAAAGGATTCGCAGAAACCTATATTGAGATCAGCAATCTAGGTGAGCGAGGAACCTGGTATCGGGTTCGCATTGGTGGGTTAAAGGATGAGGCATTAGCCAGGACGAAGCTAGAGACGATCCGCAAGGATTTCAACAGGGCCTGGCTCGTAAAACCGTCCAGGACTAAATAA
- a CDS encoding radical SAM protein has product MPNAWRLSEGAVTFTWDLWYGCSYRCPYCWWELEGLWEKLAKQHRILPPAEWLAVWERIRAAHGDVRIDILGGEPLLYPRCDELLEGLSGLHFVQATTSLALPLDRLEALLGRLSPERVHFNASFHPDFTSLDDFLARLLRLKDRGFEPGALVVTWPPYLERLSAWSEAFRSRGIPFTPMVFQGRWQGRDYPESFTPQEKARIASLMNDTSVKDDEVRYRLERRSTKGKLCHAGRVYANVKADGTVYRCGQDAFGQKPLGSIFDPRFRLPAQAQPCPYESCSCSEFRFLDEVGAFGRGAAS; this is encoded by the coding sequence ATGCCCAACGCCTGGCGGCTCTCCGAAGGGGCGGTCACCTTCACCTGGGACCTCTGGTACGGCTGCAGCTACCGCTGCCCCTACTGCTGGTGGGAGCTCGAGGGACTCTGGGAAAAGCTGGCCAAGCAGCACCGCATCCTGCCGCCCGCGGAGTGGCTGGCGGTCTGGGAGCGCATCCGGGCCGCTCACGGGGACGTGCGCATCGACATCCTGGGCGGCGAGCCTCTGCTCTATCCCCGCTGCGACGAGCTCCTGGAAGGACTTTCAGGACTGCACTTCGTGCAGGCCACCACGAGCCTGGCTTTGCCCCTGGACCGGCTCGAAGCCTTGCTGGGGCGTCTCTCCCCTGAGCGGGTGCATTTCAACGCCAGCTTCCACCCGGATTTCACCAGCCTCGACGATTTCCTGGCCCGGCTGCTCAGGCTCAAGGACCGGGGATTCGAGCCAGGAGCTCTGGTCGTGACCTGGCCGCCCTACCTGGAGCGCCTGAGCGCCTGGAGCGAGGCCTTCAGGAGCCGCGGCATCCCCTTCACGCCCATGGTCTTCCAGGGCCGCTGGCAGGGCCGCGACTACCCGGAGTCCTTCACGCCCCAGGAGAAGGCCCGCATCGCCTCCCTGATGAACGACACCTCGGTCAAGGACGACGAGGTCCGCTACCGGCTGGAACGCCGCTCCACCAAGGGCAAGCTCTGCCACGCGGGCCGGGTCTACGCGAACGTCAAGGCCGACGGCACGGTGTACCGCTGCGGGCAGGACGCCTTCGGGCAAAAGCCTTTGGGAAGCATCTTCGACCCCCGCTTCCGGCTCCCCGCGCAGGCGCAGCCTTGCCCCTACGAGAGCTGCAGTTGCTCGGAGTTCAGGTTCCTCGACGAGGTGGGGGCCTTCGGCCGGGGCGCTGCGAGCTGA
- a CDS encoding radical SAM protein, with translation MKITLVQMPPQPRDTPPMELALCAAVLRRAGHEVTVRDVNNELFHETFKQRPFWKFRLTDHSADPAAAIPLLEEQRLRRHAAGILAGKPDAVVFKAGNVYAAAAAMARLLQAQAPGLPLVASGLSSPDPDAARRWRAEQDASDAYGQKVMPFDCLILGEDELALPAALARRFPLEDRVVDATQGPFMEDLDELPFLDYSDYDFKRYSDRTTARLSVSRGCPKRCSFCQDWVTVRKYRSMSAERWLAEYRHQHERHPGLVHFRHYDRLLNGDMAALEAFCDRLLAAYPEPPVAWGGDFIIRPEMTDALIAKLSRARCNSFGTGLESGSERVRRSVRKGFFSNALAARVLRSCRSHGIPVSLNVMVGLPAETRADLRETIGFLERSRQDIAEVRLTSPTTLLQPGTPLAASLASSQHEKWQTPDGGNTYVERVRRFQELCERVLSMGGPRLAVNRRTLKNPAALRRLVAECLEAEPGRAAPGRQLARQIRMLGPWHHQIELRGLGTRDVYPDDSPGRDVPQKTMPKRQARIPLELKGKTVLDVGCSDGWHALQAKAQGAALVYGIDTDAPSIRRADFAQQTLGLSGVAFRTVNAFVMDHWAAQEPALAGRRFDWAFLLDMLDHVPHPALLLEKTAAVADRVFLSLLVDKRAPGSALLWGPERIAPSIIRPVWVPTKKCLPELLESAGFTRFEELSSRKVVAGLDHVFAAARKD, from the coding sequence ATGAAAATCACTCTCGTCCAGATGCCGCCGCAGCCGCGCGACACCCCGCCCATGGAGCTGGCCCTGTGCGCGGCCGTGCTCAGGCGGGCAGGCCATGAGGTCACGGTCCGCGACGTCAACAACGAGCTCTTCCACGAGACCTTCAAGCAGCGGCCCTTCTGGAAGTTCCGCCTCACCGACCATTCCGCCGACCCCGCCGCGGCCATCCCCCTGCTGGAGGAGCAGCGCCTGCGCCGCCACGCGGCGGGCATACTCGCCGGCAAGCCCGACGCCGTGGTCTTCAAGGCCGGCAACGTCTACGCCGCCGCCGCGGCCATGGCCCGCCTGCTCCAAGCCCAGGCTCCCGGCCTGCCCCTCGTCGCCTCGGGCCTGAGCAGCCCTGACCCGGACGCGGCGCGGCGCTGGCGGGCCGAGCAGGACGCCAGCGACGCCTACGGCCAGAAGGTCATGCCCTTCGACTGCCTAATCCTGGGAGAAGACGAGCTCGCCTTGCCCGCGGCCCTGGCCCGGCGCTTTCCCCTGGAGGACCGCGTCGTAGACGCAACCCAGGGCCCCTTCATGGAGGACCTCGACGAGCTGCCCTTCCTCGACTACTCGGACTACGACTTCAAGCGCTACTCGGACCGAACCACCGCGCGCCTCAGCGTGTCCCGCGGCTGTCCCAAGCGCTGCTCTTTCTGCCAGGACTGGGTGACGGTCCGCAAGTACCGCTCCATGAGCGCCGAACGCTGGCTGGCCGAGTACCGGCACCAACACGAGCGCCACCCCGGCCTGGTCCATTTCCGCCACTACGACCGCCTGCTCAACGGCGACATGGCCGCCCTGGAGGCCTTCTGCGACCGTCTCCTGGCCGCCTATCCGGAGCCGCCCGTGGCCTGGGGCGGGGACTTCATCATCCGGCCGGAGATGACCGACGCGCTCATCGCCAAGCTGTCCCGGGCCCGCTGCAACAGCTTCGGCACCGGCCTGGAGAGCGGCTCCGAGCGCGTGCGCCGCTCCGTGCGCAAGGGCTTCTTCAGCAACGCGCTGGCCGCGCGCGTGCTGCGGAGCTGCCGTAGTCACGGCATCCCCGTCTCCCTCAACGTGATGGTCGGCCTGCCCGCGGAGACCCGCGCGGACCTGCGCGAGACCATCGGCTTTTTGGAGCGCAGCCGGCAGGACATCGCGGAGGTGCGCCTGACCTCGCCGACGACCCTGCTCCAGCCCGGCACTCCGCTGGCCGCAAGCCTGGCCTCGTCCCAGCACGAGAAGTGGCAGACCCCCGACGGCGGCAACACCTATGTCGAGCGCGTGCGCCGCTTCCAGGAGCTCTGCGAGAGGGTGCTCTCCATGGGCGGCCCGCGCCTGGCCGTCAACCGCCGCACCCTGAAGAACCCGGCCGCCCTGCGCCGCCTGGTCGCCGAGTGCCTCGAAGCCGAGCCCGGCCGCGCCGCCCCCGGCCGCCAGCTGGCCCGCCAGATCCGTATGCTGGGGCCTTGGCACCACCAGATCGAGCTGCGCGGCCTGGGCACGCGCGACGTGTACCCCGACGATTCCCCGGGCCGGGACGTGCCCCAGAAGACCATGCCCAAGCGCCAGGCCCGCATCCCGCTGGAGCTCAAGGGCAAGACCGTGCTCGACGTGGGCTGCTCGGACGGCTGGCACGCCCTCCAGGCCAAGGCCCAGGGCGCGGCGTTGGTCTACGGCATCGACACTGACGCCCCCTCCATCCGCCGGGCCGATTTCGCCCAGCAGACGCTGGGGCTCTCCGGCGTCGCCTTCCGCACCGTCAACGCCTTCGTCATGGACCACTGGGCCGCGCAGGAACCCGCCCTGGCGGGCCGGCGCTTCGACTGGGCCTTCCTGCTGGACATGCTGGACCACGTGCCCCATCCGGCCTTGCTCCTGGAGAAGACCGCGGCGGTGGCGGACCGGGTCTTCCTGAGCCTTCTGGTGGACAAGCGCGCGCCGGGCAGCGCTTTGCTCTGGGGGCCGGAGCGCATCGCCCCTTCCATCATACGGCCGGTCTGGGTGCCCACGAAGAAATGCCTGCCCGAACTGCTCGAGTCCGCCGGCTTCACCCGCTTCGAGGAGCTCTCCAGCCGCAAGGTCGTCGCCGGCCTGGACCATGTCTTCGCCGCGGCCCGGAAGGACTGA
- a CDS encoding CopG family antitoxin: protein MKHIYAKSLSEYKAPSQYEEKKILAAARRLKKKRKLPTSVALEEETIKELKALAQWRGVPYQILMRMFILEGIHQSRVADAR from the coding sequence ATGAAGCATATCTACGCGAAGTCTCTCAGTGAATATAAGGCCCCATCCCAGTACGAGGAAAAAAAGATTCTCGCCGCGGCTCGCCGTCTTAAGAAGAAAAGGAAATTGCCCACGAGCGTCGCGCTAGAAGAAGAGACGATCAAGGAACTAAAGGCCTTGGCCCAATGGCGTGGAGTACCTTATCAGATCCTGATGCGCATGTTCATCCTCGAGGGAATCCATCAGTCGCGCGTTGCAGATGCGCGCTAG
- a CDS encoding BrnT family toxin, with protein sequence MAKFRFVEWLVLWLQETAGFRFDWDEGNRTKSVSKHAVTTIETEEVFLSGQAAPLGIQVSPEVPEQRLGIVGPTYLGRILHVVFTLRDGEIRPISARPAHKKEKELYEAYLREVSQ encoded by the coding sequence ATGGCCAAATTCAGGTTTGTCGAGTGGCTGGTCCTCTGGCTGCAGGAAACCGCCGGCTTCCGCTTCGATTGGGATGAGGGCAATAGAACCAAGAGCGTCAGCAAGCACGCGGTTACTACCATCGAAACCGAAGAGGTCTTCCTCTCAGGCCAGGCAGCGCCATTGGGCATCCAGGTAAGCCCCGAGGTCCCAGAGCAAAGACTTGGCATCGTGGGGCCTACCTACCTGGGCAGAATACTGCACGTGGTCTTCACCCTGCGTGACGGGGAGATCCGACCCATAAGCGCGCGGCCCGCCCACAAGAAGGAGAAAGAACTCTATGAAGCATATCTACGCGAAGTCTCTCAGTGA